In the Helianthus annuus cultivar XRQ/B chromosome 11, HanXRQr2.0-SUNRISE, whole genome shotgun sequence genome, one interval contains:
- the LOC110914302 gene encoding uncharacterized protein LOC110914302 yields the protein MLTLLIPGPKSPGKDMDVFLRPLVDELKQLWQTGVRTKDAATNTYFTMKAALLWTINDFPARSSLSGWSGQGYMACPTCNQDTPSIRVTGKCAYVGHRRFLDANHPWRTSLDFNGRPETRDPPRQFSPADIEAQLGRLINRLPGKHPDFGGRRITRSDFELNWSKRSIFFDLEYWSSLQLKHNLDVMHIEKNMCDSLLGTLLMNDKSKGTPNARSDLEKLNIRPPQWLKQSGGKFLSPHPKYSFKSDDRKLFCQFIKNVKLPDGFGSNISKRVTDNNANITGLKSHDCHILMQRLIPIGVRGLLTKDTSTPIVDLCMFFKQLCSRTLSVDDMKKAKDDIVTILCKLEMIYPPAFFDIMVHLLVHLPDEAIAGGPVAFRWMYPFERYMKKLKNYVKNSARPEGCIAECYVFEEALTFCSMYLKDVQTKFNRPDRNDDVVVEKRKLWVFESKCRYVGARKEKYLSFIEKSKMEWFVLENCAEVREYMK from the coding sequence ATGTTGACCTTGTTGATTCCTGGCCCTAAATCACCGGGGAAAGACATGGACGTTTTCCTTAGACCGTTAGTGGATGAGCTTAAGCAATTGTGGCAGACAGGTGTACGTACTAAAGACGCAGCAACAAACACCTACTTCACAATGAAGGCGGCGTTGTTATGGACCATAAATGACTTTCCAGCCCGTAGTAGCCTATCAGGTTGGAGCGGACAAGGCTACATGGCATGCCCAACTTGTAACCAAGACACTCCTTCAATACGTGTAACTGGTAAATGTGCTTATGTTGGTCATCGCCGGTTCTTAGATGCCAACCATCCTTGGAGAACAAGTCTCGACTTTAACGGGAGACCCGAGACACGAGACCCTCCGAGACAGTTTAGCCCAGCTGACATAGAAGCTCAACTAGGTCGTTTAATTAATCGTCTACCAGGCAAGCATCCAGATTTTGGAGGTAGGAGGATAACCCGGTCAGATTTCGAGTTGAACTGGTCCAAAAGAAGCATATTTTTTGACCTTGAGTATTGGTCTTCTCTGCAGCTGAAACATAACTTAGATGTAATGCATATAGAGAAAAATATGTGCGACAGCTTGCTCGGTACTCTTCTGATGAACGATAAGAGCAAAGGCACGCCAAATGCGCGGTCCGACTTGGAAAAACTAAATATTCGGCCGCCACAATGGCTGAAACAATCGGGTGGCAAGTTCTTAAGTCCCCACCCAAAGTACTCATTCAAGTCCGATGATCGAAAACTTTTTTGTCAgtttataaaaaatgttaaattaCCAGATGGGTTTGGATCTAATATTAGTAAGAGGGTGACAGATAACAATGCTAACATTACTGGGTTGAAATCTCATgactgtcatatcctcatgcaaCGTTTGATACCGATTGGGGTTAGAGGGCTTTTGACTAAAGATACATCTACACCAATAGTAGACCTTTGTATGTTCTTTAAGCAACTTTGCTCTAGAACACTATCGGTGGATGATATGAAGAAAGCAAAGGATGACATTGTTACCATCTTATGCAAGTTAGAGATGATCTATCCACCTGCGTTTTTTGACATTATGGTTCATTTACTTGTGCATTTACCTGATGAAGCGATTGCGGGTGGTCCAGTAGCTTTTAGATGGATGTATCCATTTGAAAGGTACATGAAAAAACTAAAGAACTATGTTAAAAACTCGGCAAGGCCTGAAGGTTGTATAGCTGAATGTTATGTGTTTGAAGAAGCTCTAACATTTTGTTCAATGTACCTTAAAGATGTTCAGACTAAGTTCAATCGCCCAGATAGAAACGATGATGTCGTTGTTGAAAAAAGAAAGTTATGGGTGTTTGAGTCCAAATGTCGTTATGTTGGCGCAAGAAAGGAGAAATATCTATCATTCATCGAAAAAAGTAAGATGGAATGGTTTGTCCTCGAAAACTGCGCAGAAGTTAGGGAGTACATGAAGTGA